A genomic segment from Luteibacter aegosomatis encodes:
- a CDS encoding LacI family DNA-binding transcriptional regulator has translation MRVRLEDVARKAGVSPKTVSRVLNDEANVTDATRERVRAAMEAMDYRPNPSARSLAGHRSFVIAMLYDNNDNPASTYLAEIQDGVLEACDAHRYSMMLRPLRMRDSDFIRRVDALISDHHPDGVVLTPPITDYAPLLKRLRELGVPYASVSPLRRGKALGVTMDEQLAARAMVEHLIGLGHRRIAHVIGIADHGASRWRLAGYREAMAAAGLPEDPALVVQGAFTFASGVEAARKLFSLRKRPTAVFAANDDMATGVMWAAGEYGLKVPQDVSVCGFDDTPLSRQLWPALTTIQQPSREMGKIAAEQLLADLRGQGAGRLVQIPFSLQVRGSTAAAP, from the coding sequence ATGCGGGTACGCCTCGAAGATGTGGCGCGTAAGGCGGGCGTATCGCCCAAGACGGTGTCACGCGTACTCAACGACGAGGCCAACGTCACCGATGCCACGCGTGAGCGCGTGCGTGCCGCCATGGAAGCGATGGACTATCGCCCGAACCCGTCGGCGCGCAGCCTGGCCGGCCATCGCTCGTTCGTCATCGCGATGCTGTACGACAACAACGATAACCCGGCATCGACCTACCTGGCGGAGATCCAGGACGGCGTGCTCGAGGCCTGCGATGCCCATCGCTACAGCATGATGCTGCGCCCCCTGCGCATGCGCGACAGCGACTTCATCCGTCGCGTCGATGCGCTGATTTCCGACCACCACCCCGATGGCGTCGTGCTGACGCCTCCCATCACCGACTATGCGCCCCTGTTGAAGCGCCTGCGCGAGCTCGGCGTGCCGTATGCCAGCGTGTCGCCCTTGCGACGCGGCAAGGCCCTGGGCGTCACGATGGACGAGCAACTCGCCGCGCGTGCGATGGTCGAGCACCTCATCGGCCTGGGCCACCGGCGAATCGCCCACGTCATCGGCATCGCTGACCACGGTGCGAGCCGTTGGCGCCTCGCGGGTTATCGCGAGGCGATGGCCGCCGCGGGCCTGCCCGAGGATCCGGCGTTGGTGGTGCAGGGCGCGTTTACCTTCGCCTCCGGCGTGGAAGCGGCGCGAAAGCTGTTCTCCTTGCGGAAGCGGCCAACTGCGGTGTTCGCCGCCAACGACGACATGGCCACCGGCGTCATGTGGGCGGCGGGCGAGTATGGCCTGAAGGTGCCGCAGGACGTGTCGGTCTGCGGTTTCGACGACACGCCGCTGTCGCGCCAGCTTTGGCCGGCACTGACCACCATCCAGCAGCCCAGTCGCGAGATGGGCAAGATCGCTGCCGAGCAGCTTCTAGCCGACCTGCGCGGGCAGGGCGCCGGACGGCTGGTGCAGATACCGTTCTCCCTCCAGGTTCGCGGCTCGACCGCGGCCGCTCCCTAA
- a CDS encoding glycoside hydrolase family 3 N-terminal domain-containing protein: MPAIIRSAKRAFGRRAWSPAVPLPQFSRSIPVALAMAGALLTTLPATADDMATAHPESWPKAASPLPRDPAIESRIRDVLAKMSIEDKVGQMIQADIKDVTPDDVRQYRLGSVLAGGNSKPPGHPFPDASDWKALSDAFYRASMDTSHGGVAIPVLFGIDAVHGHNNLVGSTLFPQNSALGATRDPALIHEIGEVTARELRASGIGWTFAPTLTVPQDVRWGRAYEGYSQDPALVAQYAAAVIGGLEGQPGTPRFLDAGHVIATAKHFLGDGGTHDGKDQGDAKISEAVLRDVHGAGYPPAIGAGVQVVMVSFSSWNGVKMAGNRSLITGVLKERMGFDGIVLGDWNAHGQVPGCTNESCAPAYNAGLDMLEAPDSWKGLYTNTLAQAKAGVIPMSRIDDAVTRILRVKLRLGLFDAGLPSSNPLAMTSAEIVGSPAHRAVARRAVRESLVLLKNNGGVLPIDPRKRILVTGDGADDISKQNGGWTLGWQGTGLTNANFPGATSIWAGLRTQIEAAGGRAELSVDGVYAQKPDVAIVVFGEDPYAEFQGDLPNLAYRPGNDRDLALLRKLRGQGVPVVAVFLTGRPLWMNREINAADAFVVAWLPGSEGEGVADVLLRNRDGGVDHDFRGKLAYTWPRNALQVTGAIAKGDRPQFPFGFGLTYADNKPMGPLPEDPGVELSTAQAGVYFTRGKPARDFVLNLTGANGKATHVTATPAATEDGSLRIGALDYKAQEDARSFHWSAKAGGASNVALVAPTPLDMDRETNGDVLLVTTLKVDAVAPDDTSTIGVGCGPGCGGEVSVGRQLAALPRGEWLRVGIPLKCFRDAGASMSKVEKPFEWSSRSAGQIAITDVSLGTVTDRTLTCPAHGSKP, encoded by the coding sequence ATGCCTGCCATCATCCGCTCCGCAAAGCGTGCCTTCGGTAGGCGCGCATGGAGCCCCGCCGTGCCATTGCCGCAGTTCTCGCGAAGCATTCCCGTGGCGCTGGCTATGGCCGGTGCCTTGCTGACGACCCTTCCCGCCACGGCAGACGATATGGCCACCGCACACCCGGAATCCTGGCCGAAAGCGGCATCACCGTTGCCGCGCGATCCCGCCATCGAATCGCGGATCCGGGACGTGCTGGCGAAGATGTCCATCGAGGACAAGGTCGGGCAGATGATCCAGGCCGACATCAAGGACGTGACGCCCGACGACGTGCGCCAGTACCGGTTAGGCTCGGTGCTGGCCGGCGGCAACTCCAAGCCCCCCGGGCATCCTTTTCCGGACGCCTCGGACTGGAAGGCACTGTCGGATGCGTTTTACCGCGCCTCCATGGATACCTCCCACGGTGGGGTGGCCATTCCGGTGCTGTTCGGCATCGACGCCGTGCATGGCCACAACAACCTCGTCGGGAGCACGCTGTTTCCGCAGAACTCCGCGCTTGGCGCCACGCGCGATCCCGCGTTGATCCATGAGATCGGCGAGGTCACCGCGCGGGAGCTGCGTGCGAGCGGCATCGGCTGGACGTTCGCGCCTACGCTCACCGTGCCGCAGGACGTGCGCTGGGGGCGCGCCTACGAAGGCTATTCGCAAGACCCGGCATTGGTCGCGCAATACGCCGCCGCGGTGATTGGCGGCCTGGAAGGCCAGCCCGGGACGCCGCGGTTTCTCGACGCCGGACATGTCATCGCGACCGCCAAGCACTTTCTCGGCGACGGAGGCACCCACGATGGCAAGGACCAGGGTGACGCGAAGATCAGCGAAGCGGTACTGCGCGACGTACACGGCGCAGGCTATCCGCCCGCGATCGGCGCGGGCGTACAGGTCGTCATGGTGTCGTTCTCGAGCTGGAACGGGGTCAAGATGGCGGGCAACCGGTCGTTGATCACCGGCGTGCTGAAGGAGCGCATGGGCTTTGACGGCATCGTGCTGGGCGACTGGAACGCGCATGGCCAGGTCCCGGGCTGCACCAACGAGAGCTGCGCCCCGGCGTACAACGCGGGGCTGGACATGCTCGAGGCGCCGGATTCGTGGAAGGGCCTGTACACGAACACCCTGGCCCAGGCAAAGGCCGGCGTGATCCCGATGAGCCGCATCGACGATGCGGTGACGCGTATCCTGCGCGTCAAGTTGCGCCTGGGCCTGTTCGACGCCGGGCTGCCGTCGTCCAACCCCCTGGCGATGACATCGGCGGAGATCGTCGGCAGTCCCGCGCACCGCGCGGTTGCCCGTCGCGCCGTGCGTGAATCGCTGGTGTTGTTGAAGAACAACGGCGGCGTCCTCCCGATCGACCCGCGCAAGCGCATCCTCGTGACTGGCGATGGCGCCGACGACATCTCCAAACAGAACGGTGGCTGGACGCTGGGCTGGCAGGGGACGGGCCTGACCAATGCCAATTTTCCCGGTGCCACCTCCATCTGGGCCGGGCTGCGGACGCAGATCGAAGCCGCCGGTGGCCGTGCCGAGCTTTCCGTGGATGGCGTCTACGCGCAGAAGCCCGATGTCGCCATCGTGGTGTTCGGCGAGGATCCCTATGCCGAGTTCCAGGGTGACTTGCCGAACCTCGCGTACCGCCCCGGCAACGATCGCGACCTGGCGCTGCTCCGCAAGCTGCGCGGGCAGGGCGTGCCCGTCGTGGCAGTGTTCCTGACCGGACGGCCACTGTGGATGAATCGGGAGATCAATGCCGCCGACGCATTCGTCGTGGCGTGGCTTCCGGGCAGCGAAGGGGAGGGCGTCGCGGACGTGTTGCTGCGCAACCGCGATGGCGGCGTCGACCACGACTTCCGCGGCAAGCTCGCCTACACCTGGCCACGTAACGCGCTCCAGGTCACCGGCGCGATCGCGAAGGGCGATCGTCCACAGTTTCCGTTCGGTTTCGGCCTGACCTATGCCGACAACAAGCCGATGGGACCGCTGCCCGAGGATCCCGGTGTCGAACTGAGTACCGCGCAGGCCGGCGTCTACTTCACCCGCGGCAAGCCGGCGCGCGATTTCGTGCTGAACCTGACCGGTGCCAATGGCAAAGCGACACATGTAACGGCCACGCCTGCCGCCACGGAAGATGGCAGCCTTCGCATCGGCGCGCTCGACTACAAAGCCCAGGAGGACGCGCGCAGTTTCCACTGGTCCGCCAAGGCGGGCGGCGCGTCGAACGTTGCCCTGGTGGCCCCCACACCGCTCGACATGGATCGCGAGACCAACGGCGACGTGCTCCTGGTCACGACGTTGAAGGTGGATGCCGTGGCGCCGGATGACACGTCGACGATAGGCGTCGGCTGCGGGCCCGGGTGTGGCGGAGAAGTGTCCGTCGGGCGGCAGCTCGCCGCCTTGCCACGCGGGGAATGGTTGCGTGTGGGTATCCCGTTGAAGTGCTTTCGCGACGCCGGCGCGAGCATGAGCAAGGTCGAGAAGCCTTTCGAATGGTCGAGCCGTTCCGCCGGACAGATCGCGATCACCGATGTGTCGCTGGGTACCGTCACGGATCGCACGTTGACGTGTCCCGCTCACGGGAGCAAGCCGTAA
- a CDS encoding TonB-dependent receptor has translation MNLRHKLMYVAMSLAFAPGTLLAADQDTTVPKPSPDRQDAADKSEKKVQNLDAISVSATKRDTPLQKTPVAVTAIAVDTLDRERVMTVQDLTKLVPGLQGTSQGDHGVVTLTLRGIGNDSAKTEYADPEVATFVDGIYAPRAEAASGLLLDMDGVEVLRGPQGTLWGRNSTAGAISFQTAKPEIGGGFYGNAQVGAGNYHQFGSRAAFNLPISDTFAMRVAVVHEQHDGYVDYQKPSGQLPSLADQQAAYLASPASGGTLAGFKPIDPGQYVQGGDKYNSQDQSAARVSALWQPSDAFKWNLSYEYFIDRGTPSMSLMQTPREGQKFWSALIDTAPYLHRTSSTVRSRMDWNITDGVQLSYIAGYNHYSGQSDFDQDVGVSVPTSFTTNGVYQDDRTNSSTYTNWSQEINLKSTGPQTVDWILGAYYGYEDNSIRFDIPIMNGTRYGTVNWQGSFIQPKETVESYALFGQATWHLSDHWRLTGGARWSHDDKENKGGINWGWAYDPTVPQVPISPDVYPDPSNGFSISQRNTAKYSKGKPTWLLRLDTDVSENGLVYASVSTGYKSGGTQDAGTLYKPETLTNYEVGSKFAFLDGHLTWNSAVYYENFKNFQLSAPIVYPDGNHGLGFSNVGGSTKVFGIESELAYQRQGDRFNLIFSAIPKKELGKLVYAGSNDYQGLPACPPESNLANCANVTGNDLPHAPNFSLTAIFEHDFQLGNGGRLTPRLSAQYQSAQWLSYFNLGEGDRQKAYTRGDVALRYSEPGDKWWVNAYVQNVSNGKIRTSAGRFLMSDGSLQYVSQYLAPRTYGIQLGVWL, from the coding sequence ATGAATCTGCGTCACAAGTTGATGTACGTCGCCATGTCACTCGCCTTCGCTCCCGGCACGCTGCTCGCGGCGGACCAGGACACGACGGTGCCCAAACCGTCACCCGACCGTCAGGACGCCGCCGACAAGTCGGAGAAGAAAGTCCAGAACCTGGACGCCATCTCGGTATCCGCCACCAAGCGCGATACGCCGCTGCAGAAGACGCCGGTGGCGGTCACGGCGATCGCCGTCGATACGCTCGACCGGGAGCGGGTCATGACGGTGCAGGACCTGACCAAACTGGTCCCGGGCCTGCAAGGCACGTCGCAGGGTGACCACGGCGTCGTGACGCTTACGCTGCGCGGCATCGGTAACGACAGCGCCAAGACCGAATACGCCGATCCCGAGGTCGCCACGTTCGTCGACGGCATCTACGCACCCCGTGCCGAGGCGGCATCGGGCCTGCTGCTCGACATGGACGGCGTCGAAGTGCTGCGTGGTCCGCAGGGTACGCTTTGGGGACGCAATTCCACGGCGGGTGCGATCAGCTTCCAGACCGCCAAGCCGGAGATTGGCGGTGGCTTCTATGGCAACGCGCAAGTGGGGGCGGGCAACTACCATCAGTTCGGCTCGCGCGCCGCCTTCAACCTGCCCATCAGCGATACCTTCGCCATGCGTGTCGCCGTGGTCCATGAGCAGCACGACGGCTACGTCGACTACCAGAAGCCGTCGGGACAACTGCCCAGCCTCGCCGATCAGCAGGCGGCCTATCTCGCTTCACCGGCGTCGGGTGGCACGCTGGCCGGGTTCAAGCCGATCGATCCGGGCCAGTACGTGCAGGGCGGCGACAAGTACAACTCGCAGGATCAATCCGCCGCGCGTGTCAGCGCACTGTGGCAGCCCAGCGACGCGTTCAAATGGAACCTGTCGTACGAGTATTTCATCGATCGCGGCACGCCCAGCATGAGCCTCATGCAGACGCCGCGCGAGGGACAGAAGTTCTGGTCGGCGCTGATCGACACCGCGCCGTACCTGCACCGTACCTCGAGCACGGTGCGCAGCCGGATGGACTGGAACATCACCGACGGTGTGCAGCTCAGCTATATCGCCGGCTACAACCATTATTCCGGCCAGAGCGACTTCGACCAGGACGTGGGTGTCAGCGTACCGACCAGTTTCACCACCAACGGCGTATACCAGGACGACCGTACCAACAGCTCCACGTACACAAACTGGAGCCAGGAGATCAACCTGAAGTCCACCGGGCCGCAGACCGTGGACTGGATCCTCGGCGCATACTACGGCTACGAAGACAACAGCATCCGGTTCGACATCCCCATCATGAACGGTACGCGCTACGGCACGGTGAACTGGCAGGGATCGTTCATCCAGCCGAAGGAAACCGTGGAATCGTACGCCTTGTTCGGCCAGGCCACCTGGCACCTCAGCGACCATTGGCGACTCACCGGCGGCGCGCGCTGGTCGCACGACGACAAGGAAAACAAGGGCGGCATCAACTGGGGCTGGGCGTACGACCCCACCGTGCCACAGGTGCCGATCTCCCCGGACGTGTACCCGGATCCGTCGAACGGCTTCAGCATCTCGCAGCGGAACACCGCCAAATACAGCAAGGGCAAGCCCACCTGGCTGCTCCGCCTGGATACCGACGTCAGCGAGAACGGCCTGGTGTATGCCAGCGTCTCCACCGGCTACAAGTCGGGCGGCACGCAGGACGCCGGCACGCTGTACAAGCCCGAGACGTTGACCAACTACGAAGTCGGCAGCAAGTTCGCCTTCCTCGACGGCCACCTGACGTGGAACTCGGCCGTCTACTACGAGAACTTCAAGAACTTCCAGCTTTCCGCGCCGATCGTCTATCCCGATGGCAACCATGGGCTGGGCTTCTCCAACGTGGGCGGCAGCACCAAGGTATTCGGTATCGAATCGGAACTGGCGTATCAGCGGCAGGGCGATCGTTTCAACCTGATCTTCTCGGCCATTCCGAAGAAGGAACTCGGCAAGCTGGTCTACGCCGGTTCGAACGACTACCAGGGCCTGCCGGCATGCCCGCCGGAATCCAACCTCGCCAATTGCGCAAACGTCACCGGCAATGACCTGCCGCATGCGCCGAACTTCTCGCTCACGGCCATCTTCGAGCACGATTTCCAGCTCGGCAACGGCGGCCGCCTGACGCCACGGCTCAGTGCGCAGTACCAGAGCGCGCAGTGGCTAAGCTATTTCAACCTGGGCGAGGGCGATCGGCAGAAGGCTTACACGCGTGGCGACGTGGCGTTGCGTTATAGCGAGCCGGGCGACAAATGGTGGGTCAATGCCTATGTGCAGAACGTATCGAACGGGAAGATCCGCACCAGTGCCGGGCGCTTCCTGATGTCCGACGGGTCGCTGCAGTACGTGTCGCAGTACCTCGCGCCACGCACCTACGGCATCCAGCTCGGCGTCTGGCTCTGA
- a CDS encoding tryptophan halogenase family protein encodes MARLKKVLVVGGGTAGWLVACYLAKAVNAVDPRSVQVHLVESPDIGLLGVGEATFPSIRGTLAAIGLDERRFLAGATATYKQGILYRHWVRPPGTPGADHFFHPFNAPSQRPGGPELLPYWLLGAAPPGMPFAHAVSMQGTVVDHFRGPKRLKDGDYQGPMNHAFHFDAACFARVLAEHGQDALGVVRHVATVERAERDERGGIARVLTKEGGELTADLYVDCTGLRGLLLGNVMQSPFRSRADVLFADRAVAMQVPYDTPDAPIPSYTISTAQEAGWIWDIGLQRRRGVGYVYSSRHTTDDRAEAVFRRYLGKAGEGGNAMHIQFETGYRPEHWRQNCVAVGLAGGFVEPLESTGIALIELASYLLTHLLPGDTDDMAGAARHFNEMMAARYDRIIDFIKMHYCLSQRRDATFWVDNVDIAGIPQTLQDKLAKWKHRPPHRLDFITDLEMFMPCSWQYILYGMEFRTDLAPMRSAYPHMDAARDEFAMIQRAAGRALGDLPDHRMLVEQLCSEYAASSRGRASAAHR; translated from the coding sequence ATGGCGCGTCTGAAGAAGGTACTGGTGGTAGGCGGCGGCACCGCGGGCTGGCTGGTGGCGTGCTATCTGGCCAAGGCCGTCAACGCGGTCGATCCACGCAGCGTGCAGGTGCACCTGGTGGAGTCTCCGGACATCGGCCTGCTCGGCGTAGGTGAGGCCACGTTTCCGTCCATTCGCGGCACGCTGGCGGCGATCGGACTCGACGAGCGCCGCTTCCTCGCCGGCGCCACGGCGACGTACAAGCAGGGAATTCTCTACCGCCACTGGGTACGGCCACCGGGCACGCCGGGGGCCGATCACTTCTTCCACCCCTTCAACGCCCCCAGCCAGCGGCCGGGCGGACCCGAGCTGCTTCCCTATTGGCTGCTCGGCGCCGCGCCGCCCGGCATGCCGTTCGCCCATGCCGTATCGATGCAGGGCACGGTGGTCGATCACTTTCGTGGACCGAAGCGCCTGAAGGATGGGGACTACCAGGGACCGATGAACCACGCCTTCCACTTCGATGCCGCCTGCTTCGCCCGCGTCCTGGCCGAGCACGGCCAGGACGCGCTTGGGGTGGTGCGACATGTCGCGACGGTGGAGCGGGCGGAGCGGGACGAGCGCGGCGGCATCGCACGGGTGCTGACGAAGGAAGGGGGCGAGCTGACCGCCGATCTCTACGTGGATTGCACCGGGCTTCGCGGTTTACTGCTGGGCAACGTGATGCAGTCACCCTTCCGCAGCCGCGCGGACGTACTCTTCGCCGATCGCGCGGTCGCCATGCAGGTACCCTACGACACGCCCGATGCGCCGATCCCCTCGTACACGATCTCGACCGCCCAGGAAGCGGGCTGGATCTGGGATATCGGCCTTCAGCGGCGGCGTGGCGTCGGCTACGTTTATTCTTCGCGGCACACCACCGACGACAGGGCGGAAGCGGTCTTCCGGCGGTACCTCGGCAAGGCCGGGGAGGGCGGCAACGCCATGCACATCCAGTTCGAGACGGGCTACCGGCCGGAACACTGGCGCCAGAACTGCGTGGCGGTCGGGCTGGCCGGTGGCTTCGTCGAACCGCTGGAATCCACCGGCATCGCCTTGATCGAACTGGCGAGCTACCTGCTGACGCACCTGCTGCCGGGCGACACCGACGACATGGCAGGCGCCGCGCGCCACTTCAACGAGATGATGGCGGCACGTTATGACCGCATCATCGACTTCATCAAGATGCATTACTGCCTGAGCCAGCGGCGCGACGCCACGTTCTGGGTCGACAACGTCGACATCGCCGGCATTCCGCAAACCCTTCAGGACAAGCTGGCAAAGTGGAAGCACCGCCCACCGCACCGGCTGGACTTCATTACCGACCTGGAGATGTTCATGCCCTGCAGCTGGCAGTACATCCTGTACGGGATGGAGTTCCGAACCGATCTCGCACCGATGCGCAGTGCGTACCCGCATATGGATGCGGCGCGGGACGAGTTCGCGATGATCCAGCGGGCGGCGGGCAGGGCGCTGGGAGATCTGCCGGATCATCGGATGCTCGTCGAGCAGCTGTGTAGCGAATACGCAGCAAGTAGCCGGGGCAGGGCCAGCGCGGCGCACCGATAA
- a CDS encoding serine hydrolase domain-containing protein — translation MPFRKLFLLLICFAPITVSVAVAQDAPESEQARMDRVFQRLGTQFVADGRADGMSIAVVRNGQPHFYDFGTTTRGKNKPPTADSVYEIGSVSKVFNALILAHAVLEGKINLQDDIRRYLPGDYPNLAWEGTPVRIVDLVTTTSALPDNLPNPFPVGVDPDKAPFIATDAMKRITPNQVYDELKQAKLSRKPGTQTQHSNLAPVLMGRILEKVYGEPYQSLVARYIEKPMGMQTGFGKSRESLEVDGYNKRHVAMPRMYEDAFLMAGGLRYSTRDMAKFLTAELAATDPAIRLTQKPAWGDPGNAAMGLNWVLSRTVENKPRLRMSGSTFGCASYIEMYPALGYGIILLANRPGEAQNELQDLANQALEEIWGRPPALVALERALQEDRFANASRVIADVKRKHPELHLSEDFVNTWAYGLLREGKGAQAIGLFRYNTEQWPTSWNAFDSLAEGYETLGDKPNAVANYRKSLALNPSNIHGAEHLKKLQDGQ, via the coding sequence ATGCCGTTTCGCAAGCTCTTCCTCTTGCTGATTTGCTTCGCCCCGATAACTGTCTCCGTCGCCGTGGCGCAAGATGCCCCCGAGTCCGAGCAAGCGCGGATGGACCGCGTCTTCCAACGGCTGGGAACCCAATTCGTTGCGGACGGCCGCGCCGACGGCATGTCGATCGCGGTGGTCAGGAATGGCCAGCCGCATTTTTACGACTTCGGTACGACCACGCGCGGCAAGAACAAGCCGCCCACCGCAGACTCGGTCTACGAGATCGGCTCGGTCAGCAAGGTGTTCAATGCGTTGATCCTTGCGCACGCCGTGCTGGAGGGGAAGATCAACCTCCAGGACGACATCCGCCGCTACCTGCCCGGCGACTACCCGAACCTGGCATGGGAAGGCACGCCGGTGCGCATCGTCGACCTCGTCACGACCACCTCGGCGCTGCCCGACAACCTGCCCAATCCGTTTCCCGTCGGCGTCGATCCGGACAAGGCGCCCTTCATCGCGACAGACGCGATGAAACGCATCACACCGAACCAGGTCTACGACGAACTCAAGCAAGCCAAGCTCAGCCGCAAGCCCGGCACCCAGACGCAGCACTCCAACCTCGCGCCGGTGCTCATGGGCCGTATTCTCGAGAAGGTCTACGGCGAACCGTACCAAAGCCTGGTGGCGCGCTATATCGAGAAACCGATGGGCATGCAGACGGGGTTCGGAAAAAGCAGGGAATCCCTGGAGGTCGACGGTTACAACAAGCGCCACGTCGCCATGCCGCGCATGTACGAAGACGCGTTCCTGATGGCGGGCGGCCTGCGATACAGCACGCGCGACATGGCGAAGTTCCTGACCGCCGAATTGGCGGCCACCGACCCGGCCATTCGCTTGACCCAGAAGCCGGCCTGGGGCGATCCGGGCAATGCCGCGATGGGCCTCAATTGGGTTCTCAGCAGAACGGTCGAGAACAAGCCGCGTCTGCGCATGTCGGGCAGCACCTTCGGCTGTGCCAGTTACATCGAGATGTATCCGGCGCTCGGTTACGGAATCATCCTCCTGGCCAATCGGCCGGGGGAAGCGCAGAACGAGCTCCAGGACCTGGCCAACCAGGCACTGGAAGAGATCTGGGGACGGCCGCCGGCGCTGGTGGCGCTCGAACGCGCGCTGCAGGAGGACCGATTCGCCAATGCATCACGTGTGATTGCCGACGTAAAGCGCAAGCATCCGGAACTGCATCTCTCGGAGGATTTCGTCAACACCTGGGCCTACGGCCTGTTGCGCGAAGGCAAGGGGGCCCAGGCGATCGGACTGTTCCGCTACAACACGGAGCAGTGGCCGACCAGCTGGAACGCCTTCGACAGCCTGGCCGAAGGCTATGAGACGCTGGGCGATAAACCGAACGCCGTCGCGAACTACCGCAAGTCGCTGGCACTCAATCCGTCCAATATCCACGGCGCCGAGCACCTGAAGAAGCTTCAAGACGGCCAATAG
- a CDS encoding AraC family transcriptional regulator: MAAVQRALWYIESHSGQALALTDVARAAGVSTFHLSRLFQAATGWSVVRYLRMRRLSQAAATLAAGATDILDVALSAGYGSHEAFTRAFGDAFGKTPEEVRKQASLDGVDTVSPLRVIEEPAPALTALRVETMGPLLLSGITHAYRASDTAGIPAQWQRLFDQYADRVPAAPAYGVFVAGDDDGCVEYLAGHALSRLAEALPGHQTLRLAQRRYAVVRHNAHIGSIPLTWRAMMDDWLPASGLRAVDAPDFERYDASFDTATGEGGVDICVPIE; the protein is encoded by the coding sequence ATGGCGGCGGTGCAGCGCGCACTCTGGTACATCGAAAGTCATTCGGGACAGGCGCTTGCGCTGACGGACGTGGCGCGTGCCGCGGGCGTGTCCACATTCCACCTATCACGCCTGTTTCAGGCAGCCACGGGGTGGTCGGTGGTCAGGTACCTGCGCATGCGTCGGCTCAGCCAGGCCGCGGCCACCCTGGCGGCCGGCGCGACGGACATCCTCGATGTGGCCTTGTCGGCGGGTTACGGATCGCACGAGGCATTCACGCGTGCGTTCGGTGACGCCTTCGGAAAAACGCCGGAAGAGGTCCGGAAACAGGCGTCGCTCGATGGCGTGGACACGGTTTCGCCCCTTCGCGTGATCGAGGAACCCGCGCCCGCGCTGACGGCGCTGCGTGTCGAGACCATGGGCCCGCTGTTGCTATCGGGTATCACTCATGCGTATCGGGCAAGCGACACGGCAGGCATTCCCGCGCAATGGCAACGTCTGTTCGATCAGTACGCCGATCGCGTTCCGGCCGCGCCGGCGTACGGCGTGTTTGTGGCTGGCGACGACGACGGCTGCGTGGAGTACCTCGCCGGCCACGCCCTATCGCGCCTCGCGGAGGCGCTGCCTGGCCACCAAACGCTACGACTGGCGCAGCGACGCTATGCGGTCGTGAGGCACAACGCGCATATCGGATCCATTCCGCTGACGTGGCGAGCCATGATGGACGACTGGCTGCCCGCGTCGGGCCTGCGCGCCGTCGATGCCCCCGATTTCGAGCGTTACGACGCATCGTTCGACACCGCGACCGGCGAAGGTGGCGTGGATATCTGCGTACCCATTGAATGA